Proteins from one Mucilaginibacter jinjuensis genomic window:
- the dnaE gene encoding DNA polymerase III subunit alpha, with translation MPDFSHLHVHTQFSLLDGAADISKLYKKAAADGMKALAITDHGNMFGVFKFVAEAGKHNVKPIVGCEFYVVEDRHKKQFTKEKKDVRHHQLFLAKNAEGYRNLIKLCSYGYMEGLYSKWPRIDKELILKHHKGLIATSCCIGASVPQAILKKTEEEAENEFKWWLDLFGEDYYIELQRHEIHEQQIINDTLLKYAKKHNVKVICSNDSHYVDQQDANAHDILLCVNTGDMQSTPIATDEEGGKGYRFGFPNDQFYFKTQAEMGKLFHDIPESLDNTNEIVDKVDVLKLKRDIMLPNFPIPPEFAIHTGPEADVMNQWEFLKDMTFRGAKERYKDITPDVEERINFELFTIRTMGFAGYFLIVADFIKAGRDIGVFIGPGRGSAAGSVVAYCTGITNIDPMKYNLLFERFLNPDRKSMPDIDTDFDDEGRQKVIDYVVDKYGKNQVAQIITYGSMAARTSIQDVGRVLDMPLSEVNLMKKLVPDTLGITLKAAIEQVPELQEIYKSPDLRGIVLREAEKLEGSVRNTGVHAAGIIIAPDDLTNIVPVATAKDSDLLVTQYDGRVIEDAGVIKMDFLGLKTLTIIKGALRMIKLNHGVDIDIDYIPLDDQRTFELYQRGDTNGTFQFESEGMQMYLRDLKPDKFEDLIAMNALYRPGPIEYIPNFIKRKHGQEPITFDLADMEEYLGETYGITVYQEQVMLLSQKLAGFSKGDADVLRKAMGKKQIEVLNKMEAQFMDGAVAKGHAKDKLTKVWTDWKAFAQYAFNKSHSTCYAFVAYQTAYLKAHYPAEYMSAVLNNQNNIEKITFFMDECRRMGIMVLGPDINESDMAFTPNKKGEIRFGFSGIKGVGDKAIESIIEERNEKGPYVSIYDFAKRSNGRNVNKKSYENLVYSGAFDGFNLKRAQFFAKTENGLLTGIERMIKFSNDYQNTQNSSQSSLFGGSVASYIPEPPMPECEEWPLIEKLKYEKDVIGIYLTGHPLDNYKLELQRFCNSNVQDLKLMVKARSGEGGDDIQQAFADLRKKGELSIGGLMGNVQHRMTKTGKPFGTFVLEDYNESYEFALFGDDYIKFRNLMSEGYFVHIKGNIEEKFRQKDNWDLRIATISLLSEMRDKFTKSLTVHIDLHNLNQQLLQGLQQAVDTNTEKYPSKNCTLKFLVRDDEGYNIQMPSKSIKVNPSDDLLEEIMALTHVAPVLA, from the coding sequence ATGCCAGATTTTTCGCACTTACACGTACATACTCAGTTTTCATTGTTAGACGGCGCGGCCGACATTAGCAAGCTTTATAAAAAAGCTGCCGCTGATGGTATGAAGGCTCTGGCCATTACCGACCACGGTAACATGTTTGGTGTGTTTAAATTTGTGGCCGAAGCAGGCAAGCATAACGTTAAACCCATTGTAGGCTGCGAGTTTTACGTGGTTGAAGACCGCCACAAAAAGCAATTTACCAAAGAGAAAAAAGACGTACGCCACCACCAGCTCTTCCTGGCCAAAAACGCCGAAGGATATAGAAACCTAATTAAACTTTGCTCTTACGGTTACATGGAAGGCTTGTACAGCAAGTGGCCGCGTATTGATAAGGAGCTGATTTTAAAACACCACAAAGGCTTAATTGCTACCAGCTGCTGTATTGGTGCATCTGTCCCCCAGGCTATTTTAAAGAAAACTGAAGAAGAGGCAGAAAACGAGTTTAAATGGTGGCTGGATCTGTTTGGCGAGGATTACTACATCGAGCTGCAAAGGCACGAGATCCACGAGCAGCAGATTATTAACGATACCCTGCTTAAATACGCCAAAAAGCATAATGTAAAAGTAATTTGCTCTAACGATTCGCACTATGTGGATCAGCAGGATGCCAATGCACACGATATTTTGCTGTGCGTAAACACCGGCGATATGCAGAGCACCCCTATTGCGACTGACGAGGAAGGAGGCAAAGGCTATCGTTTCGGTTTCCCTAACGACCAGTTTTATTTTAAAACGCAGGCCGAGATGGGCAAGCTGTTTCATGACATTCCCGAATCGTTAGATAACACCAACGAGATTGTGGATAAGGTTGATGTGCTGAAGCTGAAACGCGACATCATGCTGCCCAACTTCCCTATCCCCCCGGAGTTTGCCATACACACCGGCCCCGAAGCGGATGTGATGAACCAGTGGGAGTTTCTGAAAGATATGACCTTCCGCGGCGCAAAAGAGCGCTACAAAGATATTACACCCGATGTTGAAGAGCGGATCAACTTCGAACTCTTCACTATCCGCACCATGGGTTTTGCGGGTTACTTCCTCATCGTGGCCGACTTTATTAAAGCAGGGCGCGACATTGGCGTGTTCATCGGCCCTGGTCGTGGTTCTGCTGCCGGTTCAGTGGTAGCCTATTGTACCGGGATCACCAACATCGACCCAATGAAGTACAACCTCCTGTTCGAGCGTTTCTTAAACCCGGACAGAAAGTCGATGCCCGATATTGATACGGATTTTGATGACGAGGGCCGCCAAAAGGTTATTGACTACGTGGTTGATAAATATGGTAAAAACCAGGTAGCGCAAATTATCACCTACGGCTCCATGGCTGCCCGTACTAGTATCCAGGACGTGGGCAGGGTGTTGGATATGCCGCTCTCTGAGGTTAACTTAATGAAAAAGCTGGTACCCGACACATTGGGCATCACGCTGAAAGCCGCTATTGAACAGGTACCCGAGTTACAGGAAATTTACAAAAGCCCTGATTTGCGCGGTATTGTACTTCGCGAGGCCGAAAAGCTGGAAGGTTCGGTACGTAACACAGGCGTACACGCGGCGGGTATCATTATTGCGCCTGACGACTTAACTAACATTGTTCCGGTTGCTACAGCAAAGGATTCTGACCTGTTGGTTACACAATATGATGGCCGTGTAATTGAGGATGCAGGTGTAATCAAGATGGACTTTTTGGGTCTGAAAACGCTGACCATTATTAAAGGTGCGTTACGGATGATTAAGCTGAACCACGGTGTTGATATTGATATAGATTATATTCCGCTGGACGATCAGCGCACTTTTGAGCTTTACCAGCGTGGCGATACCAACGGTACTTTCCAGTTTGAAAGTGAGGGTATGCAAATGTACCTGCGCGATTTGAAACCCGATAAGTTTGAGGATTTAATTGCCATGAATGCCCTGTACCGACCGGGCCCTATTGAGTACATCCCCAACTTTATTAAGCGTAAGCACGGCCAGGAACCCATTACCTTCGATTTGGCCGACATGGAAGAGTACCTGGGCGAAACTTATGGTATTACCGTGTACCAGGAGCAGGTGATGCTTTTATCGCAAAAGCTGGCAGGCTTTAGTAAAGGTGATGCCGACGTTTTGCGTAAGGCGATGGGTAAAAAACAAATTGAGGTTCTAAACAAAATGGAAGCCCAGTTTATGGATGGCGCTGTTGCCAAAGGCCACGCCAAAGATAAACTGACCAAAGTTTGGACCGACTGGAAAGCATTTGCCCAGTACGCGTTCAACAAATCGCACTCTACATGTTATGCATTTGTTGCGTACCAGACAGCCTATTTAAAAGCCCACTACCCTGCCGAGTATATGTCGGCGGTATTGAATAACCAGAATAACATTGAGAAGATCACCTTCTTTATGGACGAGTGCCGCCGCATGGGTATCATGGTGTTAGGGCCGGATATCAACGAGTCGGACATGGCATTTACGCCGAACAAAAAGGGTGAAATCCGCTTTGGTTTCTCAGGCATTAAAGGCGTAGGTGATAAAGCCATTGAAAGTATTATTGAAGAGCGCAATGAAAAAGGGCCGTATGTATCCATTTACGACTTCGCCAAACGATCAAATGGCCGAAACGTCAATAAAAAATCGTACGAAAACCTGGTTTACAGCGGGGCATTCGATGGCTTTAACTTGAAACGCGCTCAGTTTTTCGCTAAAACAGAGAACGGCCTGTTAACCGGCATCGAGCGGATGATCAAATTCTCCAACGATTATCAGAACACCCAAAACAGTTCGCAATCATCATTATTTGGCGGCTCTGTAGCCTCTTACATTCCTGAACCTCCTATGCCGGAGTGCGAAGAATGGCCGTTGATTGAAAAGCTGAAATACGAGAAAGATGTGATCGGTATCTATCTGACTGGTCACCCGCTGGATAACTATAAACTGGAATTACAGCGTTTCTGCAACAGTAATGTTCAGGATTTGAAACTGATGGTAAAGGCCCGCTCTGGTGAGGGTGGCGACGATATTCAACAAGCCTTTGCCGACCTCCGCAAAAAAGGCGAACTAAGCATTGGCGGGCTGATGGGTAACGTACAGCACCGTATGACCAAGACCGGCAAACCATTCGGCACCTTTGTGCTGGAAGATTATAACGAGTCGTACGAGTTTGCTTTGTTTGGCGATGATTATATCAAGTTCCGCAACCTGATGTCGGAGGGTTACTTTGTACATATTAAGGGTAACATTGAAGAAAAATTCCGCCAGAAAGATAACTGGGATTTGCGAATCGCAACCATTTCCCTGCTTTCGGAAATGCGCGATAAGTTTACCAAATCGCTTACCGTACACATCGATCTGCATAACCTTAACCAGCAATTACTGCAAGGCCTGCAACAAGCGGTTGATACCAATACCGAAAAGTATCCGTCTAAAAATTGCACACTCAAATTTTTAGTGAGGGATGACGAAGGATATAATATCCAGATGCCATCCAAATCAATCAAAGTAAACCCGAGCGATGATCTGTTAGAAGAGATCATGGCGTTAACTCATGTAGCACCAGTACTCGCGTAA
- a CDS encoding MFS transporter: MTNKPALSFGFIVGTTSLAFVVSQLDVSIVNIALPQISKSFTADVSELQWIVDAYTIAFAVLMLSAGGMADLLGAKRLFQLGILIFGIASVGCGFAWNAPSLIGFRVLQGIGAAIMIPSSLSILNQNFEHDKAQRGRAVAMWTAAGGVSIAAGPILGGLLMHVSNWRMIFFVNIPLCLLGLLLSIKLNESEKHPDKGFDIPGQFTWMLTITALIASIIEWHHLGFNNPWIFGGLIFSGVMLLLFLWIEKRAVAPILPLDLFSNSNFNVLVLLGMMLNCAYYGTVFVLSLYLQDVLHYSSLAAGMAFLPLTAGFIISNLISGKIMTSHGTRLPVLIGLVVVTLGFAGLLIAHADTPYWQLFFPFITIPLGMGMAVPAMTTGILASVAKTRSGTASAVLNTTRQAAGATGVAVFGAMANGGAAAIVHAITMSSLLSVAGFIIVGTLIVKYLVSAKHDVANSHPSE; the protein is encoded by the coding sequence ATGACTAACAAGCCAGCATTATCTTTCGGCTTTATAGTAGGTACTACCAGCCTTGCCTTTGTGGTATCGCAGCTCGATGTATCGATTGTAAACATTGCCCTGCCCCAAATCTCTAAATCATTTACTGCCGATGTAAGCGAATTACAGTGGATTGTTGATGCCTATACCATTGCATTTGCTGTATTGATGCTTTCTGCTGGTGGTATGGCCGATCTGTTGGGCGCCAAGCGATTGTTTCAACTGGGTATACTGATATTCGGTATTGCCTCTGTGGGTTGCGGTTTTGCCTGGAATGCACCAAGCCTCATTGGCTTCCGCGTGTTACAGGGGATAGGTGCTGCCATCATGATCCCGAGTTCCTTATCCATCCTCAATCAAAATTTCGAACATGATAAAGCCCAGCGTGGCCGCGCCGTTGCCATGTGGACTGCAGCCGGTGGAGTATCCATTGCCGCCGGGCCAATTTTAGGGGGCCTGCTCATGCATGTGAGTAACTGGCGCATGATATTTTTTGTAAACATCCCGCTTTGCCTGCTGGGTTTATTGCTGAGCATTAAACTAAACGAAAGCGAAAAGCATCCAGACAAAGGTTTCGATATCCCCGGCCAGTTTACCTGGATGCTGACTATTACTGCGCTGATTGCTTCTATAATTGAATGGCACCACCTGGGTTTTAATAACCCATGGATATTTGGCGGACTGATCTTCAGCGGTGTTATGTTGCTGCTATTTCTTTGGATTGAGAAGCGTGCCGTAGCACCGATATTACCGCTCGATTTGTTCTCCAACTCCAATTTTAATGTACTGGTGTTACTGGGCATGATGCTGAACTGTGCCTATTACGGTACTGTGTTTGTGCTGAGTTTGTATTTACAGGATGTGTTGCATTACTCGTCGTTGGCGGCGGGCATGGCATTTTTACCATTAACGGCGGGCTTTATTATCTCGAATTTGATTAGTGGTAAAATAATGACCTCGCACGGTACACGTTTACCGGTTTTAATTGGCCTGGTGGTTGTTACTTTAGGCTTCGCCGGATTGTTAATTGCACATGCTGATACCCCTTACTGGCAGCTGTTTTTTCCTTTTATAACCATTCCGCTGGGTATGGGTATGGCGGTACCAGCTATGACTACCGGGATACTGGCCAGCGTAGCCAAAACACGTTCGGGCACGGCATCGGCTGTGTTGAATACCACCCGGCAGGCAGCCGGAGCAACCGGTGTTGCGGTATTTGGCGCTATGGCCAATGGCGGTGCGGCTGCAATTGTGCATGCCATTACCATGAGTTCATTACTTTCGGTAGCCGGATTTATTATTGTGGGGACGCTGATAGTTAAATACCTGGTTTCTGCTAAGCATGATGTTGCGAATTCGCACCCGAGTGAGTAA
- a CDS encoding CYTH domain-containing protein, with the protein MGVEIERKFLVDQKAWEKLEKPEGLHYQQGYIPSDDNCTVRVRIAGVHGYITLKGRTKGISRSEFEYEIPLADAKAMLDQFTQNGTEKIRYKFPAGNRVWEVDEFLGPNKGLVVAEIELEDEHEVFEKPTWITDEVTDEMRYANSNLAVRPFLEW; encoded by the coding sequence ATGGGAGTAGAAATAGAACGTAAGTTTTTGGTAGACCAGAAAGCCTGGGAAAAACTCGAAAAGCCAGAAGGGCTACATTATCAGCAAGGGTATATCCCAAGTGATGATAATTGTACAGTACGGGTTAGAATTGCAGGTGTACATGGTTATATCACCCTGAAGGGTAGAACCAAAGGCATTAGCAGAAGTGAGTTTGAATATGAAATTCCTTTAGCTGATGCTAAAGCGATGCTTGATCAGTTTACCCAAAACGGTACAGAAAAGATCCGCTATAAATTCCCTGCCGGAAACCGGGTTTGGGAGGTAGACGAATTTTTAGGCCCTAACAAAGGGTTGGTTGTTGCCGAGATAGAGTTAGAAGATGAACACGAAGTATTTGAGAAACCTACGTGGATAACCGATGAGGTGACAGATGAAATGCGTTATGCTAACTCTAATCTGGCTGTTAGGCCGTTTTTGGAGTGGTGA
- a CDS encoding tautomerase family protein, whose protein sequence is MPFVNIYLPAAFTRDVKQQISFSVHESLIDIFSVPEKDYFQVIHPVEPDNLIFPDEYFDIPHTANLVYVYITCKEGRTVEMKKALYAAIAKKISERTLVNADDVLIFLNETSLEDWSFGRGIAQMIK, encoded by the coding sequence ATGCCATTTGTAAATATATACCTGCCTGCTGCTTTTACCCGCGATGTAAAACAGCAGATCTCGTTTTCAGTTCATGAAAGTTTAATAGATATTTTCTCGGTTCCCGAAAAGGATTATTTCCAGGTAATCCATCCCGTTGAACCGGACAATCTCATTTTTCCTGATGAATACTTCGATATTCCGCATACGGCTAATTTGGTTTATGTGTATATCACTTGTAAGGAAGGGCGTACAGTTGAGATGAAGAAAGCGCTCTACGCGGCTATCGCGAAAAAGATAAGCGAACGCACATTGGTGAATGCCGATGATGTACTCATATTTTTAAATGAAACTTCGCTCGAAGATTGGTCTTTCGGTCGGGGAATTGCCCAAATGATAAAGTAA
- a CDS encoding cupin domain-containing protein — MEQSNNIIRKPLLTANLGERTVTSVEIKEITLAPGQKAGLHLHPCPVTGYIAKGTAIMQVEGEEELILNTGDAFYEPADVHIAQFSNYSDSEPMTFIAFYLLNGNQELIKML; from the coding sequence ATGGAACAATCAAATAACATTATACGCAAACCGCTGCTTACTGCCAACCTGGGTGAGCGTACAGTAACATCAGTAGAAATTAAAGAGATTACTTTAGCCCCTGGTCAGAAAGCCGGGCTGCATCTGCATCCATGCCCGGTAACCGGGTATATTGCCAAAGGTACAGCCATTATGCAGGTTGAAGGCGAGGAAGAGCTGATCCTGAATACAGGTGATGCTTTCTACGAACCTGCCGATGTGCATATTGCGCAATTCAGCAATTACTCCGATTCTGAACCGATGACATTTATTGCCTTTTACCTTTTAAATGGCAACCAGGAGTTGATTAAAATGCTATAG
- a CDS encoding AraC family transcriptional regulator, whose amino-acid sequence MISSWKNTRFDNIAFTSGENFTHSFPDHFHEEYTIGVSVNGIQQFNLLNKEFIVAPHSIFLIKPGQMHAHHPIADLGWSFKSMYLSPDFVDHLLKGSEIKADSAFVPVVQDEELFNHYINIHENKESDVEDRITSFLYSVYQRSTDNSLQASVISSSEKLDEIKAYLADHITQKLNLDTIAGKFHIDKFQLIRQFKKHTGVTPNVYLTILRVECARRLMNQNHSLVETAFEAGFYDQSHFHHNFLYYTGVTPGSFVG is encoded by the coding sequence ATGATTAGCAGCTGGAAAAATACCCGTTTCGATAACATCGCTTTTACCAGCGGCGAAAACTTTACGCACAGTTTCCCCGATCATTTCCATGAAGAATATACGATAGGGGTATCGGTTAACGGGATCCAGCAATTTAACCTGCTTAATAAAGAGTTTATCGTAGCGCCGCATTCCATCTTTTTAATTAAGCCGGGGCAAATGCATGCACATCACCCGATTGCCGATCTGGGCTGGAGTTTTAAGAGTATGTACCTTAGTCCTGATTTTGTAGATCACCTGTTAAAAGGTAGTGAAATAAAAGCGGATAGTGCGTTTGTACCCGTTGTACAAGATGAAGAACTTTTTAACCACTACATTAATATCCATGAAAATAAGGAGAGTGATGTAGAAGATAGAATTACATCTTTTCTATACAGTGTATATCAAAGATCAACCGATAATAGCTTACAGGCTTCGGTCATCTCATCATCAGAAAAGCTCGATGAGATCAAAGCCTATCTTGCAGATCACATAACTCAAAAATTGAATCTTGATACCATAGCAGGTAAATTTCACATAGATAAGTTTCAGCTCATCAGGCAGTTTAAAAAGCATACGGGAGTTACGCCCAATGTTTATCTTACCATTTTAAGGGTTGAATGTGCACGGCGACTGATGAACCAAAACCATTCGCTTGTTGAAACGGCTTTCGAAGCCGGTTTTTACGATCAAAGTCACTTTCATCACAATTTTTTGTACTATACCGGTGTTACGCCGGGTAGTTTTGTGGGTTAG
- a CDS encoding TldD/PmbA family protein: MKRKDFLYLSVMSFTAAMLAKMPVFGTPIPNDVVLPGLDVAIKKRMADVALNAAKSAGATYADIRIQRTLNQNIATREDKVQNVGNTETSGVGIRVIANGCWGFAASSDISNESIAAAAKQAVQIAKVNSKILKQPVQLAPQKGYGDVSWKTPIEIDAFSVPIKDKIDLLLKVNDTALQNGASFVNSAMFVIKEEKYFASTDGSYIDQDIHRLWPIFQVTKIDKASGKFQTRNSLGAPVGMGYEYLTPKESEKVHSQTTLYRNRYDMIEDAKLAAQQSTAKHSAKSIEPGKYDLVLDPTNLYLTIHESAGHPSELDRVLGYEANFAGTSFLTLDKWKSGKFNYGSNLVNIVGDKVQPGSLGAVGYDDEGVGAKKWDIIKDGVLVNYQAIRDQAHIIGLQESQGCCYAQSWDNVQFQRMPNISLQPGKKPMSPADMIKNVEKGIYIIGDGSYSIDQQRYNFQFSGQLFYEIKNGEITGMVKDMAYQSNTQEFWNSCTAICDEKDYRLGGTFFDGKGQPAQISSVSHGASTARFNGVNVINTSRKI; this comes from the coding sequence TTGAAAAGAAAAGACTTCCTTTATCTCTCGGTCATGAGCTTTACCGCTGCAATGCTTGCCAAAATGCCTGTTTTTGGTACCCCAATCCCCAATGATGTTGTTTTACCGGGTTTAGATGTTGCCATTAAAAAGCGAATGGCCGATGTTGCACTCAATGCGGCTAAATCTGCCGGAGCAACTTATGCCGATATCCGTATACAGCGCACGCTTAACCAAAATATAGCCACGCGTGAGGATAAGGTGCAAAACGTGGGTAACACAGAAACATCGGGTGTGGGTATCCGGGTAATTGCCAATGGGTGCTGGGGCTTTGCCGCTTCGAGCGATATTAGTAATGAGAGTATCGCTGCCGCTGCCAAGCAAGCTGTACAAATTGCCAAGGTAAACTCAAAGATTCTGAAGCAGCCCGTGCAACTGGCCCCGCAAAAAGGATACGGCGATGTAAGCTGGAAAACACCAATTGAAATTGATGCTTTCAGCGTGCCGATAAAGGATAAGATTGATCTGCTTTTGAAAGTTAACGATACGGCACTGCAAAACGGTGCCAGCTTTGTTAACTCGGCCATGTTTGTGATTAAGGAAGAAAAGTATTTTGCATCTACCGATGGTTCATACATCGATCAGGATATTCACCGCCTGTGGCCGATTTTCCAGGTTACCAAAATAGATAAGGCGAGTGGTAAGTTTCAAACCCGAAATTCGCTGGGTGCTCCGGTAGGTATGGGGTATGAATATCTTACACCCAAAGAATCAGAAAAAGTACATAGCCAAACAACCTTGTACCGCAACCGCTATGATATGATTGAGGATGCTAAACTTGCCGCTCAGCAATCAACTGCAAAACATAGCGCTAAATCAATAGAGCCGGGTAAGTATGATTTGGTACTCGATCCAACCAATCTTTACCTGACTATTCACGAATCAGCCGGTCACCCTTCGGAGCTTGACCGCGTGTTGGGTTATGAGGCTAACTTTGCCGGTACCAGTTTCCTTACTTTAGATAAATGGAAATCGGGCAAATTCAACTACGGGAGTAACCTGGTAAATATTGTGGGCGATAAAGTTCAGCCGGGATCGCTGGGTGCCGTAGGATATGACGATGAAGGTGTAGGCGCTAAAAAATGGGATATTATTAAAGACGGTGTGCTGGTAAATTACCAGGCCATCCGCGATCAGGCGCATATCATTGGTTTACAGGAATCGCAGGGTTGCTGCTATGCCCAAAGCTGGGATAATGTGCAGTTTCAGCGCATGCCAAATATTTCGCTGCAACCGGGCAAAAAGCCAATGTCGCCTGCCGATATGATAAAGAATGTAGAGAAAGGTATCTATATCATTGGCGATGGTTCTTACTCTATCGATCAGCAGCGTTATAATTTCCAGTTTAGCGGTCAGCTGTTTTATGAAATTAAGAATGGCGAGATCACCGGTATGGTTAAGGATATGGCTTACCAATCAAACACCCAGGAGTTCTGGAATTCGTGTACTGCGATATGCGATGAAAAAGATTACCGTTTAGGCGGAACATTCTTTGATGGTAAGGGGCAGCCGGCGCAAATAAGTTCGGTATCGCATGGTGCATCAACTGCCCGTTTTAACGGGGTTAACGTAATTAACACTTCAAGAAAAATCTGA
- a CDS encoding TldD/PmbA family protein, whose product MAIMTKEQVQVLLKKVLSFSKADECEVNITGTDSGNIRYALSSVSTSGGISKTTLEIESVFGKKVGSATINELSDAAIERGVRRAEELAQLAPENSEHMPMLGPQQYQESKMFIPATAAIDPEIRMQAVAKSLAIADAGKLSAAGFYNNVTGFSAMMNSKGLFAYNTFTNVSFNITLRTPDGKGSGYAARAYNDVAKLNVEAATSTAAKKATDSITAKAIEPGKYTVILEPEAAVTLIQNMMRGFDARSADEGRSFLSKPGGGTRIGEKLVDDKVTIYSDPMYAEMPTSTWAGDGRPLEKTVWIDKGEVKNLSYSRYWADKKGVKAIPPADGLIMEGGKATLEELIKGTERGILVTRLWYIRAVDPQTQLYTGLTRDGTFYIENGQIKFPVKNFRFNESPVIMLNNLDELGIPQRTDSNMMVPPMRIRDFTFTSLSDAV is encoded by the coding sequence ATGGCTATAATGACTAAAGAGCAGGTTCAAGTTTTATTAAAAAAGGTACTGAGTTTCTCAAAAGCTGATGAATGCGAGGTAAACATTACGGGTACCGATAGTGGTAATATTCGCTATGCGCTCAGCTCGGTTTCTACGAGTGGTGGTATCAGCAAAACGACACTCGAGATTGAGTCTGTGTTCGGTAAAAAGGTAGGCTCAGCTACCATTAATGAGCTGAGTGATGCGGCCATAGAACGAGGTGTACGCAGGGCAGAAGAGCTGGCTCAACTGGCTCCCGAAAACTCGGAACACATGCCGATGCTTGGCCCGCAGCAGTACCAGGAGTCTAAGATGTTTATACCGGCCACAGCAGCTATCGATCCCGAAATACGGATGCAAGCCGTTGCCAAAAGTTTGGCTATTGCCGATGCTGGTAAGTTAAGTGCCGCAGGTTTCTACAATAACGTGACTGGGTTTTCGGCCATGATGAACTCAAAAGGGTTGTTCGCTTATAATACGTTTACTAATGTAAGCTTTAATATCACTTTGCGCACGCCCGATGGTAAAGGATCTGGTTATGCTGCCAGGGCTTATAATGATGTGGCTAAGCTTAATGTAGAAGCGGCTACAAGCACCGCGGCAAAAAAAGCGACAGATTCTATAACGGCCAAAGCTATTGAGCCCGGTAAATACACCGTAATACTGGAGCCCGAAGCTGCCGTAACATTAATTCAAAATATGATGCGTGGCTTTGATGCCCGCAGCGCCGATGAAGGCCGTAGCTTTTTAAGCAAACCGGGTGGTGGTACACGCATTGGCGAGAAACTGGTGGATGATAAAGTAACCATTTACTCAGACCCGATGTATGCCGAAATGCCAACCAGTACCTGGGCGGGCGATGGCCGCCCGTTGGAGAAAACAGTTTGGATTGATAAAGGGGAGGTAAAAAACTTGTCGTACTCTCGTTATTGGGCCGATAAGAAAGGTGTAAAAGCAATACCACCTGCCGATGGATTGATTATGGAAGGCGGTAAAGCCACGCTGGAAGAATTAATAAAAGGAACAGAGCGCGGTATTCTAGTCACCCGTTTATGGTACATCCGCGCAGTTGACCCACAAACACAGCTTTATACCGGCTTAACCCGTGATGGTACTTTTTATATCGAAAATGGCCAGATCAAGTTCCCGGTTAAAAACTTCCGTTTTAATGAAAGCCCGGTAATTATGCTGAATAACCTGGATGAGCTGGGTATACCACAACGTACAGACAGCAACATGATGGTTCCGCCAATGCGCATCAGGGACTTTACGTTTACGTCATTGTCAGACGCGGTTTAG